The proteins below come from a single Chryseobacterium nepalense genomic window:
- the lpdA gene encoding dihydrolipoyl dehydrogenase, with the protein MNYDIIVIGSGPGGYVTAIRAAQLGFKTAIIEKESLGGICLNWGCIPTKALLKSAQVFHYINHAEDYGLNKVEGSFEFPNVIQRSRGVANKMSKGIEFLMKKNKIDVILGTAKIQKGKKVSVTDKEGKVTEYTGTHIIIATGARSRELPNLPQDGKKVIGYRQALSLPEQPKSMIVVGSGAIGVEFADFYNTMGTKVTVVEFMPNIVPVEDEEISKHLEKSLKKSGIEIMTNASVESVDTTGEGVKANVKTAKGNITLEADILLSAVGIAANIENIGLEEVGIQTDKGRVLVNEWYETSVPGYYAIGDIIPTQALAHVASAEGITCVEKIKGMHVEKIDYGNIPGCTYCHPEVASVGLTEKQAKEKGYEIKVGKFPLSASGKATANGNTDGFIKVIFDAKYGEWLGCHMIGEGVTDMVAEAVVARKLETTGHEIIKSIHPHPTVSEAIMEAAAAAYGEVIHI; encoded by the coding sequence ATGAATTACGATATTATTGTCATCGGAAGTGGTCCCGGTGGATATGTTACTGCAATCAGAGCGGCACAATTGGGTTTCAAAACTGCAATTATCGAGAAAGAAAGCTTAGGAGGTATCTGCCTTAACTGGGGATGTATTCCTACGAAAGCTTTGCTGAAGTCTGCTCAGGTTTTTCATTATATCAATCACGCTGAAGATTATGGCTTGAATAAAGTGGAAGGTAGTTTTGAATTTCCGAACGTAATTCAGAGAAGCCGTGGTGTTGCCAATAAAATGAGCAAAGGAATCGAATTCTTAATGAAAAAGAACAAGATCGATGTTATTCTGGGAACTGCCAAAATTCAGAAAGGTAAAAAAGTTTCCGTTACTGATAAAGAAGGAAAAGTAACTGAATATACAGGAACGCACATCATCATCGCTACAGGTGCACGTTCAAGAGAATTGCCAAACCTGCCGCAGGATGGTAAAAAAGTAATCGGATACAGACAGGCATTGTCTCTTCCTGAACAGCCAAAATCGATGATCGTAGTAGGTTCAGGAGCGATCGGGGTAGAATTTGCCGACTTCTATAATACCATGGGAACCAAAGTAACGGTTGTAGAATTTATGCCGAATATCGTTCCTGTAGAAGACGAAGAAATCTCTAAACACTTAGAAAAATCCCTTAAAAAATCAGGGATTGAGATCATGACCAACGCTTCTGTTGAAAGTGTGGACACCACCGGAGAAGGCGTAAAAGCTAATGTAAAAACAGCAAAAGGAAATATCACGCTTGAAGCTGATATCTTATTGTCTGCTGTTGGTATTGCTGCCAATATTGAAAATATCGGACTTGAAGAAGTAGGAATCCAGACAGATAAAGGAAGAGTGCTGGTAAACGAATGGTACGAAACTTCAGTTCCGGGATATTATGCGATTGGTGATATCATTCCAACTCAGGCTTTAGCACACGTTGCTTCTGCAGAAGGAATTACCTGCGTTGAAAAAATCAAAGGAATGCACGTAGAGAAAATCGATTACGGCAATATTCCGGGTTGTACATACTGCCATCCTGAAGTTGCTTCTGTGGGGCTTACCGAAAAGCAGGCTAAAGAGAAAGGATATGAAATTAAAGTTGGAAAATTCCCTCTTTCTGCAAGTGGAAAAGCAACTGCCAACGGAAATACGGATGGTTTCATCAAAGTGATTTTCGATGCTAAATATGGCGAATGGTTAGGTTGTCACATGATCGGAGAAGGTGTTACGGATATGGTTGCTGAAGCGGTTGTTGCCAGAAAACTGGAAACTACCGGTCATGAGATCATCAAATCGATCCATCCGCATCCAACAGTATCCGAAGCGATTATGGAAGCTGCTGCTGCTGCTTATGGAGAAGTGATCCATATTTAA